The following proteins are encoded in a genomic region of Sulfurospirillum arsenophilum NBRC 109478:
- a CDS encoding RluA family pseudouridine synthase, translated as MEFTCKESKRLDAAMSEALELPRNQVEKLIKNVGVNVDGKLITKCSFKLNEGNVVQYEFVQAEENPSSYEVNFDVPILYEDDDLLVINKPPFLTVHGAPSVKEATLVDWLKFKGINLSTISGEERHGIVHRIDKETSGALVIAKNNEAHLSLSSQLEDKSMGRYYLAMIDLPLKDNMVVELPIGRSPNNRLKMDVAKRDGRVAKSAFSKLVTSRDGKKELIAAKLFTGRTHQIRVHLQALSRHILGDSLYGFKSQNGTIPRVMLHAYILYLKHPRTGQFLQIHAPLWDDFDAYLSHHFSKEEIHEKITLDSIVSGFESHDRWLHKDA; from the coding sequence ATGGAGTTTACATGTAAAGAGTCAAAAAGGCTGGATGCTGCCATGAGCGAAGCTTTGGAATTACCACGCAATCAAGTCGAAAAACTCATTAAAAACGTGGGTGTCAATGTGGATGGAAAGCTTATCACTAAATGTAGTTTCAAGCTGAATGAAGGCAATGTCGTTCAGTATGAATTTGTCCAAGCAGAAGAAAATCCAAGCAGTTATGAAGTTAATTTTGACGTGCCTATTTTATACGAAGATGATGATCTTTTGGTGATTAATAAACCTCCTTTTTTAACGGTTCATGGAGCACCCAGTGTGAAAGAAGCAACACTGGTGGATTGGCTTAAATTTAAGGGTATTAACCTCTCAACGATCAGTGGAGAAGAGCGTCATGGCATTGTGCATCGTATCGATAAAGAGACGAGTGGCGCACTGGTAATTGCTAAAAATAACGAAGCTCATTTAAGCCTTTCATCGCAACTGGAAGATAAAAGTATGGGCAGGTATTATCTTGCAATGATTGATTTACCGCTTAAAGATAATATGGTGGTGGAGCTACCCATAGGGCGCAGTCCTAATAATCGCTTGAAAATGGATGTTGCAAAGCGTGATGGAAGAGTGGCGAAAAGTGCTTTTTCAAAACTTGTAACATCACGTGATGGTAAAAAAGAGCTGATTGCTGCAAAACTTTTTACAGGGCGAACGCATCAGATTAGAGTTCACCTCCAAGCCCTCTCTCGCCATATCTTGGGAGATAGTTTATACGGCTTTAAGAGCCAAAATGGTACAATACCAAGAGTTATGTTACACGCATACATTTTGTATTTAAAACATCCTAGAACAGGGCAATTTTTACAAATACATGCCCCATTATGGGATGATTTTGATGCTTATTTATCACACCATTTCAGTAAGGAAGAGATACATGAAAAAATTACTTTGGATAGTATCGTTAGTGGCTTTGAGTCTCATGATAGGTGGCTGCACAAAGACGCTTGA
- a CDS encoding fibronectin type III domain-containing protein: MKKLLWIVSLVALSLMIGGCTKTLETPKEPVVDASLPRIEGIRTLAGATEVGFEWTPIYSEQIEGYYLYRMEGNSMKKIATIKDKYVSHYVDTKLKPNSNYSYQMSTYSSDKHESALSSVVSVTTTGPVTNTVTLGSIDSVSFINAVSGLPARIKIIWRPHSVETVEYYIIERNEYKSTSWDEVDKVKGRLNAEYIDQDVKDNYVYRYRVKVKTSDGVVSKPSDTVEAHSKPLPRGITGVKATSDLPKKIILTWNAATASDFSYYKVYRSPTSSLLYSFYGKTKNTEFEDLINDNGKTYYYKVVAVDVDGLESKQDGPTAGMTLSALNAPVVSSAKYDGSSISIAWGGDDNAIKYSITKEFEMAGKTQKQTFTGIFESNFVDQDVVRGVEYKYNIIALDKYGIASNPSDSVVIKTPKE; this comes from the coding sequence ATGAAAAAATTACTTTGGATAGTATCGTTAGTGGCTTTGAGTCTCATGATAGGTGGCTGCACAAAGACGCTTGAAACGCCGAAAGAACCCGTTGTTGACGCTTCTTTACCTCGTATAGAGGGAATTCGCACACTTGCAGGTGCAACAGAAGTCGGTTTTGAATGGACTCCTATTTACAGTGAACAGATAGAAGGGTACTACTTGTACCGCATGGAAGGCAATAGCATGAAAAAAATTGCCACCATTAAAGACAAATACGTATCGCACTATGTCGATACAAAATTAAAACCAAATTCTAACTATTCTTATCAAATGAGTACGTACTCGTCGGATAAACATGAATCTGCGCTAAGTTCTGTAGTAAGTGTAACAACGACAGGTCCCGTTACCAATACAGTCACACTAGGTTCGATTGATTCTGTTTCGTTTATCAATGCCGTTTCAGGACTTCCTGCTCGTATTAAAATCATTTGGCGACCACATTCTGTAGAGACGGTAGAGTACTATATCATCGAGCGTAATGAGTACAAATCTACTTCATGGGACGAAGTTGATAAAGTCAAAGGTAGATTGAATGCCGAATACATCGATCAAGATGTTAAAGACAACTATGTCTATCGTTATCGCGTGAAAGTCAAAACTTCTGATGGTGTTGTCTCAAAACCAAGTGATACTGTTGAAGCGCATTCAAAGCCTTTGCCTCGGGGTATTACCGGTGTAAAAGCAACGTCTGATTTGCCTAAAAAAATTATATTGACATGGAATGCTGCGACGGCTAGCGATTTTTCCTATTATAAAGTCTATCGTTCTCCAACATCGAGTTTGTTGTATAGCTTCTATGGTAAAACCAAAAACACAGAATTTGAAGACTTAATCAATGACAATGGCAAAACATACTACTACAAAGTGGTTGCAGTTGATGTTGATGGACTGGAATCAAAACAAGATGGCCCAACAGCAGGTATGACACTCTCAGCATTGAATGCTCCTGTCGTAAGTTCTGCTAAGTACGATGGTAGCTCCATCTCTATTGCCTGGGGTGGTGATGATAATGCTATTAAATACAGCATTACCAAAGAGTTTGAAATGGCTGGTAAAACACAAAAACAGACGTTTACAGGCATTTTTGAGAGTAACTTTGTTGATCAAGATGTTGTTCGCGGTGTTGAGTATAAATACAATATTATTGCTCTTGACAAATACGGTATTGCTTCGAATCCTTCTGATAGTGTTGTTATCAAGACACCAAAGGAATAA
- the trmB gene encoding tRNA (guanosine(46)-N7)-methyltransferase TrmB, translated as MPNFHTQTLKPLSYPCTYNETTFSYEAHSKRGNKLVMASMQGEQLLIRIHQKEDGVLLVKGDKVTRPTQASFLQKVLMDFRDLSEAKEIFSNIEPKKFLHVKHSPYLKEIEFFATHFDVEREIWVEIGFGSGRHLLHQAKKHPHIQFIGLEIHKPSIEQVLKQCELQNIENILVIDYDARLFMEFLPSNVVGRIFVHFPVPWDKKPHRRVFSAAFIEEALRVLHVKGTLELRTDSPLYFEFSFGQMMLLSRSDVHVKKNAELEITSKYEDRWRKMEKDIYDVILTNEITAEPIPKLGTLHFDEEVDFSKIRDAFKDDLLRGDGFFVHFEELFEIDDKSGLIRLSFGANERNEKCFIQIQEGKVTYLPETILATKNNSAAHNLIKEWFHGICD; from the coding sequence ATGCCAAATTTTCATACGCAAACATTAAAACCATTAAGCTACCCTTGCACGTATAACGAGACCACCTTTAGTTACGAAGCCCACTCCAAAAGGGGCAATAAACTGGTCATGGCTTCGATGCAAGGGGAGCAACTCCTTATTCGTATTCATCAAAAAGAGGATGGCGTTCTTCTTGTTAAAGGCGACAAAGTCACTCGCCCCACACAAGCCTCTTTTTTGCAAAAAGTATTGATGGATTTTCGTGATCTGAGTGAAGCCAAAGAGATTTTTTCCAATATTGAGCCGAAAAAGTTTTTACATGTAAAGCATTCTCCTTACCTCAAAGAGATCGAATTTTTTGCAACGCATTTTGATGTTGAGCGTGAAATTTGGGTAGAGATTGGCTTTGGAAGTGGACGACATCTCCTCCATCAAGCAAAGAAACATCCGCATATTCAGTTTATTGGATTGGAGATTCATAAGCCCTCCATTGAGCAGGTTTTAAAGCAGTGTGAGCTTCAAAATATTGAGAATATTCTTGTGATTGACTATGATGCACGCCTTTTTATGGAATTTTTACCTTCCAATGTTGTAGGGCGCATCTTTGTGCATTTCCCTGTGCCTTGGGATAAAAAACCGCATCGTCGTGTCTTCTCAGCCGCTTTCATTGAAGAAGCGCTCCGAGTTTTACATGTAAAGGGTACACTAGAGCTTAGAACCGACAGTCCGCTCTATTTTGAGTTCTCTTTTGGACAAATGATGCTACTTTCTCGCTCGGACGTACATGTTAAGAAAAATGCTGAGTTGGAGATAACCAGCAAGTATGAAGACCGTTGGCGTAAAATGGAAAAGGACATTTATGATGTCATTTTAACCAATGAAATTACAGCGGAGCCTATCCCAAAATTAGGCACATTGCATTTTGATGAAGAAGTAGATTTTTCCAAAATTCGAGATGCTTTTAAAGATGACCTTTTACGTGGTGATGGCTTTTTTGTCCATTTTGAAGAGCTGTTTGAAATCGATGATAAAAGCGGACTCATTCGTCTCTCTTTTGGCGCGAATGAACGCAATGAGAAGTGTTTTATACAGATTCAAGAGGGCAAGGTAACGTATCTTCCTGAGACAATTTTAGCAACTAAAAACAATAGCGCTGCGCACAACTTAATTAAAGAGTGGTTTCATGGAATATGTGATTAA
- a CDS encoding cell division ATP-binding protein FtsE gives MEYVIKATGLNISYGRDEPIITDASMQIKAQEFVFITGKSGSGKSTIIKSLYGELFPNHGSLNVCGIDFKNISSSKLNLLRRYLGVVFQDYKLIDEWTVEQNVMLPLIIGGFSKSVCIKQAHKLLKHVKLLHKINKYPYELSGGEQQRVAMARALAHNPVLILADEPTGNLDSYSSEVIWNLLKGAKEHLGTTVLVVTHNIPSTLGIDYKHYFLEGGVLHEVS, from the coding sequence ATGGAATATGTGATTAAAGCCACTGGCTTAAATATTAGCTATGGCAGAGATGAGCCTATCATTACCGATGCTAGTATGCAGATTAAAGCACAAGAGTTTGTCTTTATTACGGGCAAAAGCGGTAGTGGAAAATCGACGATTATCAAGTCGCTTTACGGTGAACTTTTCCCAAATCATGGAAGCCTCAATGTGTGTGGTATTGATTTTAAAAATATTAGCAGCTCTAAGCTCAATCTCTTAAGGCGTTATTTGGGCGTGGTTTTTCAAGACTATAAACTGATCGATGAGTGGACGGTTGAGCAAAATGTGATGCTGCCTCTTATCATTGGTGGCTTTTCAAAAAGTGTCTGTATTAAACAAGCGCACAAGCTTTTAAAACATGTCAAATTATTGCATAAAATTAACAAGTACCCTTATGAACTTAGTGGCGGCGAACAGCAACGTGTCGCTATGGCAAGGGCTTTAGCACATAATCCTGTGCTTATTTTGGCGGATGAGCCAACGGGTAACTTGGATAGCTACTCCAGTGAAGTCATCTGGAATCTACTCAAAGGTGCAAAAGAGCATTTAGGGACAACGGTGCTGGTTGTAACACACAATATTCCCTCAACATTGGGAATTGATTATAAACACTATTTCCTAGAAGGTGGCGTATTGCATGAGGTCAGTTAG
- a CDS encoding cell division protein FtsX: MRSVSSHFSIMISVFVLLFSFQFTNVIKSIVNDYATKIVNDYAIVVVSSAELKEEELKKQIPEIESLSEISSKKILDRLKNDMSSKNLSLLQVALPKFYSLKLESIPNKKRVETIKQKLMSINTISRIETFAKTHEKMFKMLQLLQAMVYIFAFFVAFVAILLIFKQIRIWTYEHSRRMSIMTLFGASFFMKSAMLYRMTLVDSLVSSIVVCALYIVAPKLAIVKDFAAELDIMIPEFNLLFEGGTLIGASIIFALVSVTIVSRKIGRV, encoded by the coding sequence ATGAGGTCAGTTAGCAGTCATTTTTCAATTATGATCTCTGTTTTTGTTCTGCTCTTTTCATTTCAATTTACGAATGTGATTAAGAGTATTGTGAATGATTATGCGACCAAAATTGTTAATGATTATGCCATTGTTGTTGTCTCCTCAGCAGAGCTCAAAGAAGAAGAGCTTAAAAAACAGATCCCTGAGATTGAAAGCTTATCGGAAATTAGCAGCAAGAAAATTTTAGATCGTCTCAAAAATGATATGTCTTCTAAAAACTTATCGCTTTTACAAGTGGCACTTCCTAAGTTTTACTCTTTGAAACTTGAATCCATCCCTAACAAAAAAAGAGTTGAGACTATTAAGCAAAAGCTTATGAGTATTAACACGATCTCACGGATTGAAACGTTTGCAAAAACACATGAGAAGATGTTCAAGATGTTGCAGCTTTTGCAAGCGATGGTCTATATTTTTGCCTTTTTCGTAGCCTTTGTTGCAATTCTTCTTATCTTTAAGCAGATTCGTATTTGGACGTATGAACACAGTCGTCGCATGTCCATTATGACGCTTTTTGGTGCCTCATTCTTTATGAAAAGTGCTATGTTATACCGTATGACCTTGGTTGATTCTTTGGTAAGCTCGATTGTTGTCTGTGCACTCTATATTGTTGCCCCAAAATTAGCGATTGTCAAAGATTTTGCTGCCGAACTTGACATTATGATTCCTGAGTTTAATCTTCTTTTTGAGGGAGGCACACTCATCGGCGCTTCGATTATTTTTGCATTGGTTTCTGTAACGATTGTTTCTCGTAAAATAGGACGTGTATGA